Proteins from one Procambarus clarkii isolate CNS0578487 chromosome 40, FALCON_Pclarkii_2.0, whole genome shotgun sequence genomic window:
- the LOC123757888 gene encoding rho guanine nucleotide exchange factor 9 isoform X4 produces the protein MVIFTSLKYLFKASFADDGGSSLRDGNPRAVRRTHSDVGGTGGRSCLHYSRQLSTPQPIKIRPAHRLPQHTASLHRSKSLKRSKGSSHLRRSISQPLDLDKAYESPSSHKCTSPTHAHNRRQRRPSAGNILNDDIITSEDEIGISDSEDFRTDLKRSLDEDDDMIVYAEALWDHVTLDSEELVFKAGDLITVIDSSDKDWWWGRISHRVGWFPAAFVRILVNQEDHQNSRSHDDTRILGPVRKLSVSGLSHDQIRTNVINEIISTERDFVKHLRDVVKGYLRQVRKRPDMFSDERISTIFGNMEALYQFQSNFLRELELCIDWQDPHKSCIGAAFIRNREKFEIYSEYCNNHPAAMSSLQELYQHQKYIHFFEACRLLQEMIDISLDGFLLTPVQKICKYPLQLQELLKYTKPDHPDYTSVQGALEAMRDVALLVNERKRRMECLEKIASWQITVEGWEGPELLEDSSQLIYQGEVTKGAGGSWPKEVTLFLFDHQLVYCKRDLLKRNTFVYRGRLNLDMCEIVDLSDGKDSSLNISVHNAWKIHSLEKNKWYVFSCKTAAEKHKWMEAFRRERELVAADERAGFVVADKAKHLAKVAARNQRNRPKRPRTTKSHKRVQAMTYAQAELLVNVDPEIRSNSLPSGVQPPEGKKKGLWFSFGGHKKGRGSGRNVTQIQHHPV, from the exons ATGGTGATCTTCACTAGCCTCAAATATttattcaag GCGAGTTTCGCCGATGACGGTGGGAGCAGTCTACGAGACGGGAACCCGCGAGCAGTGCGTCGGACCCACAGTGATGTAGGGGGCACTGGAGGCCGCAGTTGTCTCCACTACTCACGACAGTTGTCTACTCCTCAGCCTATCAAGATCCGACCAGCCCATAGACTTCCCCAACACACTGCTTCTTTACACCGGTCTAAAAG CCTTAAAAGAAGCAAAGGGTCTTCACATTTACGTCGTTCAATTAGTCAACCTTTAGACTTGGACAAGGCGTATGAGAGCCCCAGCTCGCACAAGTGCACCAGCCCCACACACGCGCACAATAGGCGACAACGACGACCCTCGGCCGGAAACATTCTCAATGACGACATCATCACTTCCGAAGATGAGATTGGAATCTCTGATTCAGAGGATTTCAGAACTGATTTGAAGAGAAGTTTAGATGAG GATGACGACATGATCGTTTATGCAGAAGCTCTCTGGGACCATGTGACATTAGACTCTGAGGAGCTTGTATTCAAGGCTGGTGACCTGATCACAGTAATAGATTCAAGTGATAAAGACTGGTGGTGGGGTCGAATAAGTCACAGGGTTGGATGGTTCCCAGCTGCCTTTGTACGG ATACTTGTGAATCAAGAAGATCATCAAAATTCCAGAAGTCATGATGATACAAGAATTCTGGGGCCAGTTAGAAAGCTCAGCGTCTCTGGTTTGTCGCATGATCAAATCCGAACCAATGTCATAAATGAAATCATAtcgactgagcgtgattttgtaaaaCATTTAAGAGATGTTGTTAAG GGATACTTGCGGCAAGTTCGAAAGAGACCAGATATGTTCAGTGATGAAAGAATATCCACCATCTTTGGTAACATGGAGGCCTTGTATCAGTTCCAGAGCAACTTCCTTAGAGAACTAGAATTGTGTATAGATTGGCAAGACCCCCACAAGTCTTGCATTGGTGCTGCCTTCATTCGCAAT AGAGAGAAATTTGAAATATACAGTGAATATTGCAATAATCACCCTGCTGCAATGTCATCACTACAAGAACTTTACCAGCACcaaaaatacattcatttttttgAGGCTTGTCGACTTCTGCAAGAAATGATTGACATATCTTTGGATGGGTTTCTACTAACTCCAGTGCAGAAAATCTGCAAATATCCTCTTCAACTGCAAGAACTGTTGAAGTATACAAAG CCTGATCATCCAGACTATACCAGCGTTCAAGGAGCATTGGAAGCCATGCGTGATGTGGCCCTTCTTGTTAACGAGCGAAAACGGCGTATGGAATGTTTAGAGAAGATTGCATCGTGGCAGATTACTGTCGAAGGTTGGGAG GGGCCTGAGCTGCTTGAAGATAGCTCGCAGCTGATCTACCAGGGAGAGGTTACCAAAGGAGCTGGTGGATCCTGGCCTAAAGAAGTGACTCTTTTCTTATTTgatcatcagcttgtatattgcaaGCGAGACCTTCTCAAGCGGAATACATTTGTGTACAGAGGGAGACTGAATCTCGACATGTGTGAGATTGTTGATCTGTCAGATGGGAAAG ACTCCAGCCTAAACATCAGTGTTCATAATGCCTGGAAGATCCATAGTCTTGAAAAGAACAAGTGGTATGTTTTTTCATGTAAAACTGCTGCAGAAAAACATAAATGGATGGAGGCCTTCAG AAGAGAACGTGAATTAGTAGCTGCAGATGAACGCGCAGGATTTGTTGTGGCAGACAAAGCTAAACATCTTGCTAAAGTTGCTGCTCGCAACCAAAGGAACAGGCCGAAGAGACCGCGGA CAACCAAATCGCACAAGCGTGTACAGGCCATGACGTACGCTCAGGCTGAACTTCTAGTCAATGTTGATCCTGAAATTCGCTCCAATAGCCTTCCCTCAGGTGTTCAGCCACCCGAGGGCAAAAAGAAAG GTCTGTGGTTCAGCTTTGGAGGTCATAAAAAGGGCAGAGGATCAGGACGAAATGTGACACAAATTCAGCATCACCCAGTGTGA